A part of Myxococcales bacterium genomic DNA contains:
- a CDS encoding rhomboid family intramembrane serine protease yields MVLSSQEEKEVRQVIGFQLSYSKQDIKATWALAAVIVALYLLEEYFGGSTNTAVLVRMGANVKSLVAEGQYVRLMSSVFLHAGFMHVFFNTYVLFALGGFFNRILGEAKYLMIFFASGIGGSISSFFWGKGLVSVGASGALWGLFGASVGLAFFKNSIIPDLIRVRLRKITLINLAINLGVSFLPMVDMWAHFGGGIAGFLLSLVIIFNSKNNFLNRVKIYFIRMSALVLALAYLYSIIFVIISFKPWTNKFDASLEQVALEGVPFSLSLPLGLTLKKSEAKDHHQVFIFGDISLDQMIIELQFFKDMSLGQGLAREWLQTQQRHLLSDAKVGSDLKRSIDFRTPKSGPELFYKLEPQSALAVFTYIIVRESYVIKIAVITESSTKQAQVENLAHRIIESLKSFSKTT; encoded by the coding sequence GTGGTGTTATCGAGTCAAGAAGAAAAAGAAGTAAGGCAAGTTATTGGATTTCAGCTTTCCTACAGTAAGCAAGATATCAAGGCCACGTGGGCGCTAGCCGCGGTTATTGTCGCTCTCTATCTTTTAGAAGAATACTTTGGCGGTAGCACTAACACTGCGGTGTTGGTGAGAATGGGGGCGAATGTAAAAAGTTTGGTTGCCGAAGGGCAGTATGTTCGTCTCATGTCCTCGGTATTTTTGCATGCAGGTTTTATGCATGTATTTTTTAATACTTACGTTTTATTTGCCCTGGGCGGGTTTTTTAATCGCATATTGGGTGAGGCAAAATATTTGATGATATTTTTTGCTTCAGGAATTGGTGGATCAATATCAAGTTTTTTTTGGGGCAAAGGCTTGGTGAGTGTAGGGGCGTCGGGAGCTCTTTGGGGATTATTTGGAGCAAGTGTAGGCTTAGCTTTTTTTAAAAATTCCATTATTCCTGATCTAATTCGCGTACGTCTAAGAAAAATAACCTTGATAAACTTAGCAATAAATTTAGGTGTTTCATTTTTGCCTATGGTAGATATGTGGGCTCATTTTGGCGGTGGTATCGCGGGTTTTCTTTTAAGTTTAGTGATAATTTTTAATAGTAAGAATAATTTTTTAAATCGCGTAAAAATATATTTTATCCGTATGTCAGCGTTGGTGCTTGCCTTAGCTTATCTCTACAGCATTATTTTTGTGATTATAAGCTTTAAACCGTGGACTAATAAATTTGATGCAAGCTTAGAGCAGGTTGCTTTAGAAGGTGTGCCATTTTCTTTAAGTTTACCTCTAGGGCTCACATTAAAAAAAAGCGAAGCTAAAGACCATCATCAAGTCTTTATCTTTGGGGATATTTCCCTTGATCAAATGATAATAGAATTGCAGTTTTTTAAAGATATGAGCCTTGGCCAAGGTTTAGCACGTGAGTGGTTGCAAACTCAACAAAGACATTTGCTTAGCGATGCAAAAGTAGGGAGCGACTTAAAACGAAGCATCGATTTCCGGACTCCTAAAAGTGGCCCGGAGCTATTTTATAAGCTTGAGCCTCAAAGTGCTTTAGCGGTTTTTACCTACATAATTGTTCGTGAATCTTATGTAATCAAAATTGCCGTAATCACTGAGTCATCAACTAAGCAAGCTCAAGTTGAAAATTTGGCTCATAGAATTATTGAATCACTGAAATCTTTTAGCAAAACTACTTAA
- a CDS encoding peptidylprolyl isomerase: MLDFMRRNANSWVMIFLFAIIIFVFAINFGPWAGNVSGGKPYAAIVNNQTISLAEFRAAYANQFARIKQFRPDYSEEQANKDGLKKLILEQLISRELLTQLGRKNHLSIGAKTLAEEIKERVFGEQDFNKEDYQRRVLSFFGTSVSDFEKLVEKETIAQFMADFLGTALYVSDSEVKQSFIDKNTKAVVEFVKINPQYYTSQRAISPQEIGKFITEHEEQISNYYNEHLSQFVKEEQVKASHILIKIASNASDEEKSKKKAQAQDLLDRIKKGENFATLAQKESDDLGTKASGGDLGFFTAGMMVEEFSKAAFALKPNEVSDVVESPFGYHIIKVSDKMDASTQTLENARNEIAEILIKEQEQKSKAHQAASQALAQLQKGVPLKNVHIPGLINKINSAAAVSGNSPIADETASFNRSARYIQKLGKADDISGTIFKLDMKNPSAQEVIESNGLLYAIRLKSLEEADMSKFDEEKDAIRSNLAYPRRRELVQQYLTHLKDQAKISYNQELFAQSDSM; this comes from the coding sequence ATGCTTGATTTTATGAGGCGAAACGCCAACTCTTGGGTCATGATTTTTTTATTCGCTATCATCATATTTGTGTTTGCCATTAACTTTGGCCCATGGGCTGGAAATGTTTCTGGCGGAAAGCCTTATGCAGCAATTGTTAATAACCAAACTATATCTTTAGCGGAATTTCGTGCAGCCTATGCTAACCAGTTTGCTCGCATAAAACAATTTCGACCAGACTACAGCGAAGAGCAAGCTAATAAGGATGGGTTAAAAAAACTAATTCTCGAACAATTGATTTCTCGCGAACTACTCACGCAGCTAGGCCGTAAAAATCATCTAAGTATCGGCGCTAAAACCCTCGCCGAAGAAATTAAAGAACGTGTATTTGGCGAACAAGATTTTAACAAAGAAGACTATCAAAGACGTGTACTGAGTTTTTTCGGTACAAGCGTTTCAGACTTTGAAAAACTAGTAGAAAAAGAAACCATAGCCCAGTTTATGGCTGATTTTTTGGGTACCGCTCTTTATGTTTCTGATTCAGAAGTAAAACAATCGTTTATCGATAAAAACACCAAAGCAGTTGTAGAATTTGTCAAGATTAATCCTCAATACTACACATCGCAACGAGCTATTTCTCCTCAAGAAATTGGCAAATTTATAACAGAACACGAAGAGCAAATCTCAAACTATTACAACGAACATCTCAGTCAGTTTGTTAAAGAAGAACAGGTGAAAGCCAGCCATATTTTGATAAAAATTGCCTCCAATGCAAGTGATGAAGAAAAGTCAAAGAAAAAGGCTCAGGCTCAAGATTTGCTGGATCGTATTAAAAAAGGTGAAAATTTTGCAACCCTTGCCCAAAAAGAATCTGATGACTTGGGCACTAAGGCAAGCGGTGGAGATTTAGGATTTTTTACCGCCGGTATGATGGTCGAAGAATTTTCCAAAGCAGCGTTTGCTCTTAAGCCTAATGAAGTAAGTGATGTAGTAGAATCACCCTTTGGTTATCACATCATCAAAGTAAGCGACAAAATGGATGCTTCCACCCAAACGCTGGAAAACGCTCGTAATGAAATCGCTGAGATTTTAATCAAAGAACAAGAACAAAAAAGCAAAGCCCACCAAGCAGCTTCACAAGCTCTTGCCCAGCTGCAAAAAGGTGTACCGCTCAAAAATGTGCATATTCCAGGCTTGATCAATAAAATAAATTCAGCTGCCGCTGTGAGTGGAAATTCCCCTATCGCAGATGAAACAGCAAGTTTTAATCGCTCAGCTCGGTACATTCAAAAACTCGGCAAAGCCGATGACATAAGCGGAACCATTTTTAAATTGGACATGAAAAACCCAAGCGCTCAGGAGGTCATTGAGTCTAACGGCTTGCTTTATGCCATCAGACTCAAAAGTTTAGAGGAAGCCGATATGAGCAAATTTGATGAAGAAAAAGATGCTATCAGATCTAACCTTGCCTATCCTCGTAGACGTGAACTGGTACAACAATATTTAACTCACCTCAAAGACCAAGCAAAAATTAGCTACAATCAGGAGCTTTTCGCTCAAAGTGATTCTATGTAA
- a CDS encoding rod shape-determining protein — protein sequence MANFLHSWLSNDIAIDLGTSNTLFFVRGKGIVVNEPSVVAIHQNPYKKDRMVAVGKEAKEMLGRTPHNISAIRPIQKGVIADFDATVAMLRNFLTRVHGKMNLMKPSAVIGVPVGITEVEKRAVRESAESANAGEVFLIEEPMAAAIGAGMSITEPFGNMIVDIGGGTTEVAVISLGGIVYSHSIRIGGDNMDKAIINHVKKQYSLLVGERTAEEIKKKLGSAIYDNNEESMIIRGRDVMAGVPRNVEIRAREVVEALQVPVASIVEAVRMSLERTPPELASDIVDRGIMLSGGGALLKNIDVLVQKETGVPVHLAADPISGTVLGAGKVLEEIDQLRLVLRN from the coding sequence ATGGCGAATTTTTTGCATAGTTGGCTGTCCAATGACATAGCCATCGATTTAGGAACATCGAATACGCTCTTTTTTGTGAGAGGTAAGGGAATTGTTGTAAATGAACCTTCTGTGGTCGCAATTCATCAAAATCCTTACAAAAAAGATCGCATGGTTGCTGTGGGAAAAGAAGCAAAAGAAATGCTTGGTAGGACTCCTCACAATATTTCGGCAATCAGACCAATTCAAAAAGGGGTTATTGCTGACTTTGATGCAACAGTGGCAATGCTGAGAAATTTTCTTACACGTGTGCACGGTAAAATGAATTTGATGAAACCCAGCGCTGTGATTGGAGTGCCCGTCGGTATAACCGAGGTGGAAAAAAGAGCAGTGCGTGAATCTGCTGAGTCAGCAAATGCTGGAGAAGTTTTTTTGATCGAAGAACCGATGGCTGCAGCTATCGGGGCGGGGATGTCGATCACGGAGCCCTTTGGTAATATGATCGTTGATATCGGAGGCGGTACTACCGAGGTAGCGGTGATTTCTTTGGGCGGAATTGTATATAGTCACTCTATTCGTATTGGTGGAGATAATATGGATAAGGCTATTATTAACCACGTCAAGAAACAGTATTCTTTATTGGTTGGAGAAAGAACTGCAGAAGAGATAAAAAAGAAGCTTGGTAGTGCTATTTATGATAATAATGAAGAGTCAATGATCATAAGAGGGCGCGATGTTATGGCTGGAGTTCCACGCAATGTGGAGATTAGGGCTCGTGAAGTGGTAGAGGCTCTTCAAGTGCCCGTGGCTTCAATTGTGGAAGCCGTGCGAATGAGTCTTGAAAGAACTCCACCCGAATTGGCATCAGACATCGTTGACCGAGGAATCATGTTGTCTGGTGGAGGAGCATTATTAAAAAACATAGATGTGTTGGTGCAAAAAGAAACTGGAGTGCCCGTCCATTTAGCAGCGGACCCTATTAGTGGAACGGTGTTAGGAGCAGGCAAGGTTTTGGAAGAAATCGATCAGCTTCGATTAGTTCTAAGAAATTAA
- the mreC gene encoding rod shape-determining protein MreC codes for MWSLLERAKKLIFILVLSVIPLVLLYVQSKDTKIRSVFVWPVVQVAGVLEKGTLAVTGTVSDLLYRYLFIVGRSEEVLRLRAEVLESRALKAKVQELVNEKSSILDLYFHTPDFPQAKKEFARVIARVGAPMARMVRIDKGGKHGIRPSCPVLSHEGVLGQVLSVAPNFSDVLLVSDASSAIEAKIVRSGARGLLRGITSGDEYLLEIRDIEGLNLVQEGDTVVTSGQNSFFPDGIPIGKIIDSSASSDELYVSARIKPFVRVDQTEYVVIVLGDPNGKNQSMTAPWPFSVQ; via the coding sequence ATGTGGTCATTATTGGAACGCGCAAAGAAATTAATTTTTATTCTCGTACTTAGCGTAATTCCTTTGGTTCTTCTTTATGTGCAGAGCAAGGATACTAAAATAAGATCAGTTTTTGTGTGGCCTGTGGTGCAGGTTGCAGGCGTGTTAGAAAAAGGTACTTTGGCTGTTACCGGTACCGTTTCTGATTTACTGTATCGCTATCTTTTTATAGTGGGCCGAAGTGAGGAGGTGCTTAGATTGAGAGCGGAGGTGCTTGAAAGTAGGGCTCTCAAAGCTAAAGTACAGGAACTTGTCAACGAAAAATCATCGATACTCGATCTTTATTTTCATACGCCGGATTTTCCTCAGGCAAAAAAAGAATTTGCTCGTGTCATTGCTCGGGTAGGGGCCCCAATGGCGCGGATGGTGCGCATCGACAAAGGAGGTAAACATGGTATCAGGCCATCGTGTCCGGTCTTAAGTCATGAAGGAGTTTTAGGACAAGTGCTAAGTGTTGCCCCCAATTTTAGCGATGTTTTATTAGTGAGCGATGCGTCAAGCGCTATTGAAGCAAAAATAGTGAGATCTGGGGCTCGAGGATTATTGCGAGGAATTACCAGTGGCGATGAATATTTGCTCGAGATACGTGATATTGAGGGGCTTAATTTAGTTCAGGAGGGTGATACCGTTGTAACAAGTGGACAAAATTCCTTTTTTCCCGATGGGATACCTATAGGTAAGATTATTGATTCATCAGCGAGTAGCGATGAACTTTATGTGTCTGCACGCATAAAGCCCTTTGTTCGTGTGGATCAAACTGAGTATGTTGTTATTGTTTTGGGAGATCCAAATGGGAAAAATCAATCTATGACTGCTCCTTGGCCATTTTCGGTTCAGTAA
- the mrdA gene encoding penicillin-binding protein 2, which translates to MSKLFNSKIYIFICFMAVAFFVLLARLYYLQVIKGEYYVRRSESNFIQERVIKHSRGKIFDANGKILVDNRLSYDLYVTFAMLPNSLRYLRLISASLDLSRAELVNLEKEISLRAENQVSEELSLPGLLKENDCHKIEELLHTQLISGVKIIYDNARSCSLKINSVEFPSHQQAFQNLVKLLGHEREFLSEKWQKAQSKSQGLARFKPNLLIADIGFDSYARIENAISLGKLSGINVVSSKKRRYVYGDMATHLIGFLNQVSLDELKQSGGKYRSGDFVGRRGVEATYENDLKGQDGIERLVVDAKGRRYNKTWEQELIGDNRIIEPKPGLSIKLSIDVELQKAAQQYFQGISGSVVVMDAQNGFIKALASFPSFDPNIMLKADNGDLIKALMENKKRPFRNKALQDHYSPGSTFKPITAIAGLSRHLVTTSSSYHCSGSFRLHRTTWRCFRRYGHGDTNMLDALKKSCDTFFYDLGYQLGLDNLSDVAAVMGFGQKTDIALLGESAGILPSSSYYKKRLGYVPPGAVVNMAIGQGDLNITPLQLAVAYSAIANGGVVYQPQLATEFLDESGEVVQSFPPIIKSKISDSSYNLNEILAALAFVAEPGGSAYGLRYKPEFSDISQWLKKNNLGVVGKTGTAQVVKLAKNIDHLYEVDKIPYEQRDHAWFVGIFPREKPQIVTVVMTEHGGFASSVSAPVAVRLMKKWHELTQLNINSNGESVP; encoded by the coding sequence ATGAGCAAATTGTTTAACAGTAAAATATATATTTTTATTTGCTTTATGGCTGTGGCATTTTTTGTTTTATTGGCCAGGCTTTATTATTTGCAAGTCATAAAAGGCGAATATTACGTAAGGCGCAGCGAAAGTAATTTTATTCAAGAGCGCGTGATTAAACATAGTCGCGGGAAAATATTTGATGCAAACGGTAAGATACTCGTAGATAACCGTCTGTCTTATGATCTCTATGTTACCTTTGCTATGTTGCCGAACAGTTTAAGGTACTTGCGTTTGATTTCTGCTTCACTTGATTTGAGCAGGGCGGAGCTGGTCAATTTGGAAAAGGAAATTTCACTCAGAGCCGAAAATCAAGTGAGTGAAGAACTTTCTTTGCCAGGGTTGCTCAAAGAGAATGATTGCCACAAAATTGAAGAACTGCTCCATACACAGCTTATATCAGGGGTAAAAATAATTTATGATAATGCGCGTTCATGTTCACTAAAAATTAATAGTGTAGAATTTCCTAGCCACCAACAGGCCTTTCAAAACTTAGTGAAGTTATTGGGACACGAACGAGAATTTTTGAGTGAAAAATGGCAAAAGGCGCAAAGTAAATCGCAAGGGCTTGCACGTTTCAAACCCAACTTGCTGATAGCTGATATTGGTTTTGATAGCTATGCACGAATAGAAAATGCAATTTCTTTAGGAAAACTCTCAGGTATAAATGTAGTTTCCTCTAAAAAACGTCGCTATGTCTATGGTGATATGGCGACACATTTAATTGGTTTTCTTAATCAAGTAAGTTTGGATGAGTTGAAACAGTCGGGTGGTAAATATCGCTCGGGAGATTTTGTGGGTCGGAGAGGAGTAGAGGCGACCTATGAAAATGATCTAAAAGGCCAGGATGGAATTGAGCGTTTGGTCGTAGATGCTAAAGGACGCCGCTACAATAAAACATGGGAACAAGAGCTCATTGGAGATAATCGCATCATAGAGCCAAAACCGGGACTAAGCATCAAGTTAAGCATTGACGTCGAGCTACAAAAAGCAGCGCAGCAGTACTTTCAAGGTATTTCTGGTTCCGTGGTGGTTATGGATGCGCAAAACGGATTTATCAAGGCTTTAGCAAGTTTTCCTTCTTTTGATCCTAATATCATGTTGAAAGCAGATAACGGTGATCTCATCAAAGCGTTGATGGAGAACAAAAAGAGACCATTTCGTAATAAAGCTTTGCAGGATCACTACTCACCTGGCAGTACTTTTAAGCCTATTACAGCGATAGCTGGTCTGAGTAGGCATCTGGTAACAACAAGCTCCAGCTATCACTGTTCGGGAAGTTTTCGTCTTCATAGGACAACATGGCGATGTTTTAGGCGCTATGGTCATGGTGACACCAATATGCTCGATGCGCTTAAAAAATCATGCGATACATTTTTCTATGATTTAGGTTACCAGCTGGGACTCGATAACCTTTCAGATGTTGCTGCTGTTATGGGGTTTGGACAAAAGACAGATATAGCCTTGTTGGGAGAAAGCGCGGGCATCTTACCAAGCAGTTCATACTACAAAAAACGTTTAGGTTACGTTCCTCCTGGTGCCGTAGTAAATATGGCTATAGGCCAAGGAGATCTTAATATTACGCCTTTGCAGTTAGCAGTGGCCTATAGTGCTATAGCTAACGGTGGTGTCGTCTACCAGCCCCAGTTGGCCACAGAATTTTTAGATGAGAGCGGTGAGGTTGTGCAGAGTTTTCCTCCTATCATAAAATCAAAAATTTCAGATAGTTCCTACAATCTCAACGAAATTTTAGCGGCATTGGCCTTTGTTGCAGAGCCTGGAGGCTCAGCTTATGGTTTGAGGTATAAGCCAGAGTTTAGCGATATTTCTCAGTGGCTTAAAAAGAACAATTTGGGCGTAGTGGGTAAAACTGGAACTGCCCAGGTTGTTAAGTTGGCAAAAAATATAGACCATCTTTATGAGGTAGATAAAATTCCATACGAACAGCGTGACCATGCTTGGTTTGTGGGAATATTTCCCCGTGAAAAACCCCAAATTGTAACTGTGGTTATGACTGAGCACGGAGGGTTCGCTAGCTCTGTTTCAGCGCCAGTAGCGGTGCGTTTAATGAAAAAATGGCATGAGTTAACGCAATTAAATATCAATTCAAACGGAGAGTCAGTGCCTTGA
- a CDS encoding rod shape-determining protein RodA has product MIDRNAFRQLGMRMPLSVILPMVVIVAMGALNLSSAAQATRPDLYLNHISKFGFAFGLMIAVGLIHTRVIRRIAYPAFLFACFLLLMVILVGASAKGAQRWLVIGGLRFQPSDPAKIALVLALAHYCSHYWPQKGYTLFTLLRPFNISRPLGYLMAIVFLLVKERHSSELFSNELLKSKLGMAVMAGLLIIGLVWLFFALLLLRHEKYHFTAFVAPIDMAMIPFLLVAVEPDLGTALIILSIAGIMFLYVGIRPSSLLIGFVGTALVSVGAYFTLLKDYQRQRILTFINPEADVHGEGYHSMQSIIAIGSGRITGKGFGEGTQTQLSFLPENATDFVFSVWAEEWGLAASLLLIVFYFSMLVSILKMAPRVEDKFSQLVCIGVAASIFLHVFINIGMVTGILPVVGVPLPLMSYGGSAMVTTLIALGLVVNVALWRGAK; this is encoded by the coding sequence TTGATCGATCGAAACGCCTTTAGGCAACTTGGCATGCGTATGCCCTTGTCAGTAATTTTACCTATGGTTGTAATAGTAGCCATGGGAGCTCTTAATCTTTCTTCAGCGGCACAAGCTACCCGGCCAGACTTGTATCTCAATCACATAAGTAAATTTGGTTTTGCTTTTGGGCTTATGATTGCGGTTGGGTTAATTCATACTCGTGTAATCCGGCGCATTGCCTATCCAGCATTTCTTTTCGCCTGCTTTTTACTGCTTATGGTGATTTTGGTAGGTGCAAGCGCAAAGGGAGCTCAACGTTGGCTTGTTATTGGTGGATTGCGCTTCCAGCCTTCAGATCCCGCAAAGATTGCTTTAGTCTTGGCTCTTGCTCACTACTGCTCGCACTACTGGCCTCAGAAAGGCTACACACTTTTTACTCTCCTGCGCCCTTTCAATATTTCTCGCCCTTTGGGTTATTTAATGGCGATAGTGTTCCTCCTAGTAAAAGAGCGGCACAGCTCAGAATTATTTAGTAATGAATTACTTAAGTCGAAGCTTGGGATGGCGGTCATGGCGGGACTTCTCATTATTGGGCTGGTTTGGTTATTCTTTGCCCTGCTTTTGCTTCGCCATGAAAAGTATCATTTTACTGCGTTTGTAGCGCCCATCGATATGGCTATGATTCCCTTTTTGTTAGTGGCTGTGGAGCCTGATCTCGGTACGGCACTGATTATCTTGTCCATTGCAGGAATTATGTTTTTGTATGTGGGGATTAGACCTTCTTCTTTGTTGATCGGTTTTGTTGGAACAGCGCTGGTGAGTGTGGGAGCCTATTTTACCTTGCTCAAAGATTATCAAAGGCAACGCATTCTCACTTTTATAAATCCTGAAGCAGATGTGCATGGAGAAGGTTATCACTCTATGCAATCCATCATCGCTATTGGCTCTGGTCGTATTACAGGAAAGGGCTTTGGCGAAGGTACGCAAACTCAATTGTCTTTCTTACCTGAAAATGCCACAGATTTTGTTTTTAGTGTATGGGCTGAAGAATGGGGCCTGGCTGCATCTTTATTATTGATAGTTTTTTATTTTTCAATGTTGGTATCAATTTTAAAAATGGCTCCTAGGGTAGAAGATAAATTTTCGCAACTTGTTTGTATCGGTGTTGCTGCAAGCATTTTTCTGCACGTTTTCATTAACATTGGCATGGTCACAGGGATATTGCCCGTGGTGGGTGTACCTTTACCCCTGATGAGTTATGGTGGCTCTGCGATGGTGACGACCTTGATCGCTCTTGGCTTGGTGGTAAATGTGGCTTTGTGGCGAGGGGCGAAGTAG
- the pyk gene encoding pyruvate kinase: MQRKVKIICTLGPSSYDEVIIEDLIKSGMNIARLNFSHGDHGFYRILINRIRHAAAKLGVPVAILQDLQGPKIRVGKMPESGVELQDGQHVFISIDEMIGSSQQFYTPYAAIINDVDVNDPILLDDGKISLVCEKKESRRLFCRVEQGGVLKSNKGINLPHSATSTPSLSSKDIRDLNFGAHAGVDAVALSFVRSAQDVIKLRAELASTKTRPLIIAKLEKQQAIDDLENILRVSDGVMVARGDLGVEMPAENVPLVQKRIIERALAHGKTAVVATEMLESMITQVRPTRAEASDVANAVLDGTDMLMLSAETAAGAHPIKAVSMMSKIARHVEESNRASYWRTSRLVLQQEKRDIQNTMCLGAVQACEVLKASAIVMFSNSGMTARMVSAYRPQKPIIAFVPDAIVQRTLAFSWGVRAFVLKAPERSMELFASINKQLLETGEFQVGERVIVLTKIPLRSKEHTNTVHVHTLKSVLSH; this comes from the coding sequence ATGCAAAGAAAAGTAAAAATTATTTGTACCTTAGGTCCTAGTTCCTATGACGAGGTTATAATTGAAGATTTAATTAAGTCTGGTATGAACATTGCCCGTCTTAATTTTTCTCACGGAGACCATGGATTTTATAGGATCTTGATTAATAGAATTCGTCATGCAGCAGCTAAACTAGGTGTACCTGTTGCTATATTACAAGATTTACAAGGGCCAAAAATCCGTGTTGGCAAAATGCCTGAAAGTGGGGTTGAGCTTCAAGACGGGCAGCATGTCTTCATTAGCATCGATGAAATGATTGGCAGCAGTCAACAGTTTTACACGCCTTATGCTGCAATAATTAATGATGTTGATGTAAACGATCCTATACTGCTTGATGATGGAAAAATTAGCCTTGTTTGTGAAAAGAAAGAATCGAGGCGCCTTTTTTGTAGAGTAGAACAGGGAGGAGTGCTCAAAAGCAATAAAGGAATTAATTTACCCCATTCAGCAACTTCCACTCCAAGCCTTAGCTCAAAAGATATTCGCGATCTTAACTTTGGTGCTCATGCAGGGGTGGATGCTGTGGCGCTATCCTTTGTGAGAAGCGCTCAAGATGTAATTAAGCTAAGAGCTGAGCTTGCCTCTACCAAAACTAGGCCTCTTATTATAGCAAAGCTGGAAAAACAGCAGGCCATTGATGACTTGGAAAATATTTTGCGAGTAAGTGATGGGGTTATGGTGGCCAGAGGAGATTTGGGGGTTGAGATGCCCGCTGAAAATGTACCTTTGGTACAAAAAAGAATTATTGAGAGAGCGCTTGCCCACGGAAAAACAGCGGTTGTTGCAACGGAAATGCTCGAATCTATGATAACCCAGGTGCGTCCTACCAGAGCAGAAGCGAGCGATGTAGCAAATGCAGTTCTCGATGGGACGGATATGCTCATGCTCTCTGCTGAGACTGCGGCAGGAGCTCATCCTATCAAAGCAGTTTCTATGATGAGTAAAATTGCCCGACACGTTGAAGAAAGTAATCGTGCAAGTTATTGGAGAACCAGCCGTCTCGTTCTTCAGCAAGAAAAACGAGATATTCAAAACACCATGTGTTTAGGTGCGGTGCAGGCCTGCGAAGTGTTAAAGGCAAGTGCTATCGTCATGTTTAGCAATTCAGGAATGACTGCCCGCATGGTTAGCGCTTATCGCCCGCAAAAACCTATCATCGCTTTTGTTCCCGATGCCATAGTTCAGCGTACCTTAGCTTTTTCATGGGGCGTGAGAGCTTTTGTTTTAAAAGCTCCGGAACGAAGTATGGAGTTATTTGCAAGTATCAATAAGCAGTTATTAGAAACAGGAGAGTTTCAGGTTGGGGAGCGAGTTATAGTTCTCACCAAAATCCCTTTGCGTTCAAAAGAACATACTAATACCGTGCATGTTCATACTTTAAAAAGTGTGCTGTCTCACTAA
- a CDS encoding OmpH family outer membrane protein: MEKKFFVSMLILCASAHLSAKTLGAQKFCYVDFNTAIAREAEAQNYLQGLETAENDINNDEQKARADIEKKMTDFRSSMASLSEKARQEREAKLSAEISQLQQQFTQRRMEQNQKREQISRQLEAKNKLLIDSLARNNNCDITFNAAAIVSVSDEMKQNDLTPKLVESYNKAYPVKKDSKTSPKTSVAPKAPVKK, from the coding sequence ATGGAGAAAAAATTTTTTGTATCGATGTTAATTCTATGTGCTTCAGCTCACTTATCGGCCAAAACCTTAGGTGCTCAAAAATTTTGTTATGTGGATTTTAATACTGCTATTGCCCGCGAAGCCGAGGCGCAGAATTATTTACAAGGCCTTGAAACAGCAGAGAATGATATCAATAATGACGAGCAAAAAGCTCGAGCAGATATTGAAAAGAAAATGACCGATTTTAGATCCTCCATGGCATCTTTGAGCGAAAAAGCGCGTCAGGAAAGAGAAGCTAAGTTGAGTGCTGAAATCTCTCAGCTTCAGCAGCAATTTACTCAACGCCGCATGGAGCAAAACCAAAAGCGAGAACAAATATCTCGACAACTTGAAGCAAAAAATAAATTACTGATCGATTCTTTGGCGAGAAACAATAACTGTGACATAACTTTTAACGCCGCAGCAATTGTAAGCGTTTCTGATGAAATGAAACAAAATGATCTAACACCAAAATTGGTTGAATCATACAATAAAGCTTATCCGGTTAAAAAAGATTCAAAAACTTCGCCAAAGACTTCTGTAGCCCCTAAGGCACCTGTAAAAAAATAA